The following are encoded together in the Armatimonadota bacterium genome:
- a CDS encoding carboxypeptidase regulatory-like domain-containing protein encodes MSLRNIALLVTVSLVGWSWGQDGGGTVPGAPRPKYDRNNPYVIPQKNYRVAPNMNPVTGRLNAQKENRTLNNTRSFTPPARQRANGRGPLQDRDVTNALSDEIHPVYNADFRNLFVASNATGTNAAGRLTGVGGAYHIWRMDNEGGSAVRLTGNVPEEASGDQIEPSVSANAILMAYANRPAAANANYNIIFRTVQPGTRIAITNDLFENRRPTLAPNGNLVAFSSNREGGQFKIFLARTDGFPFDDGTMYRRLSNPPAGFHDMEPAWAPNGDQIAFTRVAGDGSSSIYLMDYPSAFEFRWTNFPQAKDRQPAWSADSGTLLFASTRKATALAQRTTSVGTTFDIWRMSANPLPEDDANNINRPLALTLDPSSPGAEYPTSAIQFNRFAYQSARPNATNTQGAHDIWESLVEDLTPPTLEELPVVTPKESLPGTPITVKARVTDFQSGIRSVYAQFKDPDSAEQDFEGLEHKIYLLASILVDTSITVPTFVEIGQQAIDPVTGEFVDSYAVYPILGFPIPSQDPLPSAIRLFDDGPVSLGGNEPEGEVAGDGWFTTTWITPLTASDFYVDLIVRDNANNFFVYDNIAGFTTLNFAARNKILLIADHSAGQQFVQTRGAPIGASVARPTWIPTESYLTDNPTGKFPFDLATVGNQQLPIFGDGPFPSPRNPLMSMRSDTLGINTTNDDTYDLYRVQCRLPLNAGLLAGYLPRMEPEPIDLVGGTRLKSVVKRMVLFSSPYTGDVWAGPGHLLDVNVQQALRTYMQSGGRLAVTGQDIAWALSLNGGLSNDFLQTVLRMTYDSDTAEDVFLTPYDGLRHRLLAIVPAAGEANFVGQNVGAGCCWIRIVGGTVECDAPADLRLANPGVFQIDDQGNLITFTFAAMQSMPLGPFFMDAAWNQVWIDTVTVNPTDRSQYRYGTPGTTGASDRAGFYYTDAATGARLSAFAFGIEGVHSHYNQMTGGVWNRSYRNKIIHNMVAAYFTSELTGIVQQFDPETNEVKPLPRALVRVTALAPATIAGQIMGYGITDSEGRYLIQGLEAGLYLVDAERVGFRTQHPETISWCDPGLYTMNLMMLKVPPGTIRARVVDINGTPVQGAIATATSLDDVAEPAITSITGPDGVVELNRVPVGDWRVTADAAALGFQPGSTPPFQDAAVTPGAVLTLPQDFVVEPLPGTIDGTVIADATGLPIAGAQLRVLAGTIERGSAVSDANGAFSMVVPAGTYEVTAVAPGFQPGSLGAVLQAGQTVTLTFRLLNLPPGSVIGTVRRKIDNAGEPNVLMELVFAGAVKYTATTNANGQYTFPSVDAADYVIRPSKTGFTFTPMTRNITVNSGAQTNVADFIGEPLRTFPKGLSLVSSPYDYAQDIADLLGVSQGDRGTANFLFYGWDAANGKYIFHPIAPATTFKHGRGYWIQTANNLSLTIEGTLANETQDQPIALKQGWNLIGDPFRFAISWSATRVVDPDNGQQITNQQAVAKGLIANSLWGFQSGQYQAAQTQIDPWRGYWIFAYRDLTLIIPPGAQVSSAAGRAVPRTASEWRMAIVANTSDYADTILVGAASSATDGFDNVHDLLKPPPVGDEYLYLVMPRNDWGGHSGPYGVDIRNKGRAASWDFMVDTNVAGAEITLRWPEITRAPRTVNPVLVDLETNERRYMRTTGAYTFRASASGGQHRFRIEMAPSSGLLRINNTQVTGGRATNGAHTVSYSITRDAQVEVRILSGGKVVRTLENRAGRSAGANQAVWDGRNQSGIALPPGQYTVEIRASTTDGQAARSVAPLVLTR; translated from the coding sequence ATGTCCTTACGAAACATCGCACTCTTAGTAACGGTATCGTTGGTCGGATGGAGCTGGGGTCAAGACGGGGGCGGAACCGTTCCGGGAGCGCCCAGGCCCAAGTACGACCGAAACAACCCTTACGTCATTCCTCAAAAGAACTATCGCGTTGCGCCCAACATGAACCCGGTTACAGGCCGGCTCAACGCTCAGAAGGAAAACAGAACCCTCAACAATACAAGAAGCTTTACGCCGCCAGCGCGCCAGCGGGCTAATGGAAGAGGTCCTCTGCAGGATCGAGACGTTACCAATGCGCTGAGCGACGAGATCCATCCCGTATACAACGCCGACTTTAGGAACTTATTCGTCGCGTCCAATGCGACCGGCACCAACGCGGCAGGCCGTCTGACAGGCGTCGGCGGCGCCTACCACATCTGGAGGATGGACAACGAAGGCGGTAGCGCGGTTCGGCTTACGGGAAATGTGCCCGAAGAGGCCAGCGGCGATCAAATTGAACCATCGGTCTCGGCGAACGCAATCCTGATGGCTTACGCCAACAGACCCGCCGCTGCCAACGCTAACTACAACATTATCTTTCGCACCGTACAGCCTGGCACGCGGATCGCCATCACAAACGACTTGTTCGAAAATCGGCGGCCCACTCTGGCGCCCAACGGCAACCTCGTGGCATTCTCGTCGAACCGAGAAGGCGGCCAGTTCAAGATCTTCCTTGCGCGAACCGACGGCTTCCCGTTTGACGATGGGACGATGTACAGGCGACTTTCCAATCCGCCTGCCGGATTCCACGACATGGAACCTGCTTGGGCCCCCAATGGCGATCAAATCGCCTTTACAAGGGTGGCTGGAGACGGCTCGAGCAGCATCTACCTGATGGACTATCCCTCGGCGTTCGAGTTCCGATGGACCAACTTCCCTCAGGCAAAGGATCGCCAGCCCGCATGGTCGGCCGATTCGGGAACGCTCTTATTTGCGTCCACCAGAAAGGCCACCGCGCTTGCTCAGCGAACAACCTCGGTCGGCACGACGTTCGACATCTGGCGCATGTCGGCCAATCCATTGCCCGAAGACGATGCTAACAACATCAACCGACCGCTCGCATTGACCCTCGATCCGAGCAGTCCTGGCGCGGAGTATCCAACCTCCGCGATCCAGTTCAATCGATTTGCCTATCAATCGGCGCGACCGAACGCGACCAACACCCAGGGCGCGCACGACATCTGGGAATCGTTGGTCGAAGACCTGACGCCCCCAACTCTCGAAGAGCTGCCCGTAGTCACTCCGAAAGAGTCGTTGCCAGGCACTCCGATCACCGTCAAAGCTCGTGTAACCGATTTTCAGAGCGGCATCCGCTCGGTCTACGCTCAGTTCAAAGACCCGGATAGCGCCGAACAAGATTTCGAGGGCTTGGAGCACAAGATATACCTGCTGGCGAGCATTCTGGTCGATACGTCGATCACAGTGCCTACTTTTGTCGAGATCGGCCAGCAAGCGATCGATCCTGTTACTGGCGAGTTTGTCGATTCATACGCCGTCTACCCGATCCTCGGCTTCCCGATCCCGAGCCAAGATCCACTGCCATCGGCCATTCGATTGTTCGACGACGGCCCAGTGTCCCTAGGCGGCAACGAGCCTGAAGGCGAGGTCGCGGGGGACGGCTGGTTCACGACAACTTGGATCACACCCTTGACGGCCAGCGACTTCTACGTCGATCTGATCGTGCGAGACAACGCCAACAACTTCTTCGTCTACGACAACATTGCCGGCTTTACAACGCTGAACTTTGCCGCCCGCAACAAGATTCTGCTGATCGCCGATCACAGCGCGGGACAACAGTTCGTCCAAACGCGCGGCGCCCCGATCGGCGCTTCCGTCGCGCGCCCCACGTGGATCCCGACCGAGAGCTACCTGACGGACAACCCGACCGGCAAGTTCCCGTTCGACCTCGCGACCGTCGGCAATCAGCAGTTGCCAATATTTGGCGACGGACCGTTCCCTAGCCCGCGCAACCCCTTGATGAGCATGCGCTCGGATACCTTGGGAATCAACACCACCAATGACGACACCTACGATCTCTATCGAGTCCAGTGCCGTTTGCCCCTCAATGCCGGATTGCTCGCGGGCTACCTGCCGCGTATGGAGCCGGAACCGATCGATCTGGTCGGCGGAACTCGACTCAAGTCGGTCGTCAAGAGAATGGTCTTGTTCTCCAGCCCTTACACCGGCGACGTGTGGGCCGGCCCTGGACATCTGCTGGATGTCAACGTTCAACAGGCATTGAGAACTTATATGCAGTCGGGCGGTCGCCTTGCAGTTACTGGTCAGGACATTGCGTGGGCCCTAAGTTTGAACGGAGGCCTGTCCAACGACTTCCTCCAGACAGTTCTAAGGATGACCTACGATTCTGACACGGCAGAAGATGTCTTCTTGACGCCTTATGACGGTCTGCGCCACCGATTACTGGCCATCGTTCCCGCTGCTGGCGAAGCGAACTTCGTCGGGCAGAACGTTGGGGCGGGTTGTTGCTGGATACGCATTGTCGGCGGAACCGTCGAATGCGACGCTCCTGCCGACCTGAGGCTGGCCAACCCCGGCGTGTTCCAGATAGACGATCAGGGCAACCTGATCACGTTCACGTTTGCCGCAATGCAGTCCATGCCGCTCGGCCCCTTCTTTATGGACGCCGCCTGGAATCAAGTCTGGATCGATACCGTTACGGTCAACCCGACCGATCGGTCGCAGTATCGATACGGTACTCCTGGCACCACAGGCGCCAGCGACCGAGCCGGCTTCTACTACACCGACGCGGCAACGGGCGCAAGGCTGTCGGCATTCGCGTTTGGAATCGAAGGCGTCCATTCTCACTACAACCAGATGACCGGCGGCGTGTGGAATCGCTCTTATCGAAACAAGATCATCCACAACATGGTCGCGGCCTACTTCACTTCCGAACTTACCGGCATCGTCCAGCAGTTCGATCCCGAAACGAACGAAGTGAAGCCTTTGCCCAGAGCGCTTGTCAGAGTAACGGCGCTGGCGCCGGCAACGATAGCCGGTCAAATCATGGGATACGGCATCACAGACAGCGAAGGCCGCTATCTCATCCAAGGTCTCGAAGCCGGCCTTTACTTGGTCGATGCCGAGCGAGTCGGCTTTAGGACCCAACACCCTGAGACGATCAGTTGGTGCGATCCCGGCTTGTACACAATGAACCTAATGATGCTCAAGGTGCCGCCGGGAACGATCCGCGCGCGCGTCGTCGACATCAACGGCACGCCCGTCCAAGGCGCCATAGCGACCGCTACCAGCCTTGACGATGTGGCCGAACCCGCGATAACAAGCATAACTGGCCCCGATGGCGTTGTCGAACTGAACCGCGTGCCGGTGGGCGACTGGCGCGTAACCGCGGACGCTGCGGCGCTTGGCTTCCAGCCAGGCAGCACGCCACCGTTCCAAGACGCGGCCGTTACGCCCGGAGCAGTCCTAACATTGCCGCAAGACTTCGTGGTCGAACCATTGCCTGGGACAATCGACGGAACGGTCATCGCAGATGCGACCGGACTGCCGATTGCGGGCGCCCAGCTTAGAGTGTTGGCTGGCACCATCGAGCGCGGCAGCGCAGTTTCTGATGCGAACGGCGCCTTCAGCATGGTAGTCCCAGCGGGCACTTACGAAGTTACAGCCGTTGCGCCCGGCTTCCAGCCTGGCTCCCTCGGCGCCGTGTTGCAAGCAGGTCAGACCGTTACGCTCACCTTCCGGCTGTTGAACCTGCCGCCCGGTTCGGTGATCGGTACCGTGCGACGCAAGATCGACAATGCCGGAGAGCCCAACGTTCTAATGGAACTGGTATTCGCCGGAGCGGTCAAGTACACCGCGACGACAAACGCAAACGGCCAGTACACCTTCCCAAGCGTCGATGCTGCCGACTACGTCATCAGACCTTCGAAAACCGGCTTCACCTTTACGCCGATGACCCGCAACATCACGGTCAACTCCGGCGCCCAGACGAATGTGGCCGACTTTATCGGCGAGCCGTTGCGCACCTTCCCCAAAGGTCTGTCTCTGGTTTCGTCGCCGTACGATTACGCACAAGATATCGCCGACTTGCTCGGAGTGTCTCAAGGCGATCGCGGCACGGCCAACTTCCTGTTCTACGGCTGGGACGCGGCAAACGGCAAATACATCTTCCACCCGATCGCGCCGGCAACCACCTTCAAGCATGGCCGAGGCTACTGGATCCAAACCGCCAACAACCTCAGTCTGACGATCGAAGGCACGTTGGCCAACGAAACGCAGGATCAGCCGATCGCGCTCAAGCAAGGCTGGAACCTGATCGGCGATCCGTTCCGATTCGCGATCAGCTGGTCGGCGACCCGAGTGGTCGATCCCGATAACGGCCAGCAGATCACAAACCAGCAAGCCGTTGCGAAGGGCTTGATTGCGAACAGCCTCTGGGGCTTCCAATCCGGACAATATCAAGCGGCGCAAACCCAGATCGATCCTTGGCGCGGATACTGGATATTCGCCTATCGCGATCTGACGCTTATCATCCCGCCTGGGGCTCAGGTTTCGTCGGCGGCCGGGCGCGCCGTTCCAAGAACGGCATCGGAATGGCGCATGGCGATTGTGGCCAACACGAGCGACTATGCGGACACCATCCTGGTCGGTGCGGCCAGCTCTGCGACGGACGGATTTGACAACGTGCACGATCTGTTGAAACCGCCTCCGGTGGGCGACGAATATCTCTATCTCGTCATGCCGCGCAACGATTGGGGCGGGCACAGCGGTCCCTATGGCGTCGATATCCGAAACAAGGGTCGAGCCGCCAGCTGGGACTTTATGGTCGACACAAACGTGGCCGGAGCCGAAATAACGCTCCGTTGGCCAGAGATCACGCGAGCGCCCAGGACGGTCAATCCAGTGCTCGTCGATCTTGAAACCAACGAACGGCGCTACATGAGGACGACCGGCGCTTACACATTCCGCGCATCCGCCAGCGGCGGCCAGCATCGGTTTAGGATCGAAATGGCGCCCAGCAGCGGCCTGTTGCGGATCAATAACACGCAGGTCACAGGCGGTCGAGCGACGAACGGCGCGCACACGGTTTCGTACTCCATCACGCGCGATGCGCAGGTAGAAGTCCGAATCTTGTCCGGCGGCAAGGTTGTGCGCACCCTGGAGAACAGGGCGGGACGCAGCGCGGGCGCCAACCAGGCAGTATGGGACGGCCGCAACCAAAGCGGCATCGCCCTGCCGCCCGGTCAGTACACGGTCGAGATCAGAGCCTCAACCACGGACGGCCAAGCCGCCCGAAGCGTTGCGCCGCTGGTCCTGACGAGATAG
- a CDS encoding S8 family serine peptidase yields MMKSMWIAVVATGLLGFANSQPRQIEFVPGQIVLTAKPGVLLTTVRQIASTVGAEAKPILCQDTYLLTLPAGGSDAAAMRQRTLTAVESLRAHQQVWLVRPNYLDRPLDTVPNDPRYPDQWALPMINAPQAWDIELGDAAVKVGVIDTNFRSTHPDMVGRYDTTLSRNFVAEPPDNNIDPGGGGSSHGTGVASVIVANANNGIGMAGLCWENVQVVAMKTNNNDGGLPFSNILQAYQHVNDNVAVIDAVNMSYGGFRPPDQQEEGFFQNWIQNGCVPVAAAGNDNTDSRSFQPAGSDRVITVAAVGPTMNKASYSNYGKIDLAAPGGDMQNALNQGVLVATPQGDYEFTQGTSFASPYVAAAVGLLRSAGVPRTVRRAPNGRDFPEAAVVLMETANSLGRRVPDPEFGSGLIDMFAGIKGAGAFCVIDAPINGRTFDTLRNRVTMHFGGTAPDLITITLNGNNLPTSEWQPLLVPDQQDPGRFDLSYVKQFSTGRQELSARVVSTVDPTVTASASTVFFVSPHKVIAGLDIFATPYGVPAAPEETLGVDFAMARWITDPQHPNGGFYARYFGDGEKDARASFAPPGTDVRPDGETIPTPPRGLGYFLSLNNDIVIQAMDPIELTQAYRIPLTPGWNMIGNPFPFDVDWNGCEVEIIGDGAIPQRLSLIQAADQGYVRLQIYRYLPFEGDYTWKTAPLGEMLRWSGHWVRALKACTLVVPPLASRSRSVAGRAAPSLSEGWAMRLTASTADRSSANVFIGASRQANDSIGREDVEKPPVWRSYLRVAVRSEDSRDWLAQDIRKMDSRRKTWIVEVSCDQPDADVSMNWSQELALPNGARLVIEDMLTGRKVSMTQESGYRFRMNGQTSRTFKVTAESMVRSRVMISDLSVAPSRARGSYDVRYNLTGSALVNVQVTTVSGQAVARLNSGSRSAGSNSVTWNGRNEAGIALPSGAYLVNVTAVTEEGETVRRVAPVVISR; encoded by the coding sequence ATGATGAAATCAATGTGGATCGCGGTAGTGGCGACCGGACTGTTGGGATTCGCCAACAGTCAGCCTCGCCAGATCGAATTTGTGCCCGGCCAAATCGTGTTGACGGCAAAGCCCGGCGTTCTGTTGACCACGGTGCGCCAAATTGCGTCCACGGTCGGCGCCGAGGCCAAACCGATTCTGTGCCAGGATACCTATCTGCTGACTCTGCCTGCGGGCGGGAGCGATGCGGCCGCTATGAGACAGCGGACGCTGACCGCCGTCGAGAGCCTAAGGGCGCATCAGCAGGTCTGGCTAGTACGGCCCAATTACCTCGATCGTCCTCTTGATACCGTCCCCAACGATCCGCGATACCCCGATCAGTGGGCCCTGCCCATGATCAATGCGCCCCAAGCATGGGACATAGAACTGGGCGACGCGGCCGTCAAGGTTGGCGTCATCGATACCAACTTTCGGTCTACCCATCCCGACATGGTGGGCCGATACGACACCACCCTCAGCCGCAACTTCGTGGCCGAGCCGCCCGACAATAACATCGATCCGGGCGGCGGCGGATCATCGCACGGTACCGGCGTCGCAAGCGTCATCGTGGCCAATGCGAACAACGGGATCGGGATGGCGGGCTTATGCTGGGAAAACGTCCAAGTCGTCGCCATGAAGACGAACAACAACGACGGCGGGCTGCCCTTCTCCAACATTTTACAGGCATACCAGCACGTCAACGACAACGTCGCCGTCATCGACGCCGTTAACATGAGCTACGGCGGCTTTCGACCGCCCGACCAGCAAGAGGAAGGCTTCTTCCAAAACTGGATTCAGAACGGCTGTGTGCCGGTCGCCGCAGCAGGCAACGACAACACCGACTCTCGAAGCTTCCAACCCGCAGGCTCAGATCGAGTCATCACAGTCGCGGCAGTAGGCCCGACGATGAACAAAGCAAGCTATTCGAACTACGGAAAGATCGACCTGGCTGCCCCTGGCGGAGATATGCAAAACGCGCTCAATCAGGGCGTATTGGTGGCCACCCCGCAAGGCGACTACGAGTTCACCCAAGGCACCTCGTTCGCATCGCCCTATGTGGCGGCTGCAGTGGGCCTGCTACGATCCGCCGGGGTGCCTCGCACGGTTCGAAGAGCGCCTAACGGACGCGACTTCCCCGAAGCCGCCGTCGTCCTTATGGAGACGGCTAATAGCCTTGGTCGGCGAGTGCCCGACCCTGAATTTGGCAGCGGACTGATCGACATGTTCGCTGGCATCAAAGGCGCTGGCGCGTTCTGCGTCATAGACGCCCCGATCAACGGCAGAACGTTCGACACTCTTCGAAATCGGGTTACTATGCACTTTGGCGGCACGGCCCCCGATCTTATCACCATTACGCTGAACGGCAACAACCTGCCAACCTCCGAGTGGCAGCCGTTGTTGGTGCCCGATCAACAGGATCCAGGCAGATTCGACCTGTCGTACGTCAAGCAGTTCAGTACCGGACGGCAAGAATTGAGCGCGCGAGTAGTCAGCACGGTCGATCCGACGGTTACGGCCAGTGCGTCGACGGTATTCTTCGTTTCGCCTCACAAAGTGATCGCCGGCCTCGACATCTTCGCCACGCCTTACGGCGTTCCGGCAGCGCCCGAAGAGACGCTTGGCGTCGATTTTGCCATGGCGCGCTGGATTACTGATCCGCAGCATCCCAATGGCGGCTTCTACGCCCGCTACTTCGGCGATGGAGAGAAGGACGCCCGAGCAAGCTTTGCGCCTCCGGGCACCGATGTTCGGCCAGACGGCGAAACCATACCAACGCCGCCGAGAGGCCTTGGCTATTTCCTTAGCCTCAACAACGACATCGTCATCCAAGCTATGGACCCGATCGAACTGACGCAGGCTTATCGAATACCCCTGACGCCGGGCTGGAACATGATCGGCAATCCGTTCCCGTTCGACGTCGATTGGAACGGCTGCGAAGTGGAAATCATCGGCGACGGCGCCATACCGCAACGGCTGTCGCTGATCCAAGCCGCCGACCAAGGCTACGTCCGGCTACAAATCTATCGCTACCTGCCATTCGAAGGCGATTACACCTGGAAAACTGCGCCTTTAGGCGAGATGCTTCGCTGGTCCGGACACTGGGTCCGCGCGCTCAAAGCCTGTACGCTCGTCGTGCCGCCTTTGGCATCGCGCTCTCGGTCGGTCGCAGGACGCGCCGCCCCAAGCCTCTCCGAAGGCTGGGCAATGCGATTGACCGCATCGACGGCCGACCGATCCAGCGCAAACGTGTTCATCGGCGCATCAAGGCAAGCGAACGACTCGATCGGCAGAGAAGACGTGGAGAAACCGCCCGTGTGGCGAAGCTACTTGAGAGTAGCCGTGCGATCCGAAGATTCGCGCGACTGGCTGGCGCAAGACATCCGTAAGATGGATAGCCGTCGCAAGACTTGGATCGTCGAAGTCAGTTGCGATCAGCCAGACGCGGACGTCTCGATGAACTGGAGCCAAGAACTGGCGCTGCCCAACGGCGCGCGTCTCGTTATCGAAGACATGTTGACAGGCCGCAAAGTCAGCATGACCCAAGAGAGCGGCTATCGCTTCCGAATGAACGGCCAAACCTCTCGGACGTTTAAGGTTACGGCCGAAAGCATGGTTCGCTCAAGAGTGATGATCAGCGATCTGTCCGTCGCCCCGTCTCGAGCAAGAGGGTCGTACGATGTTCGATATAACCTTACCGGGTCGGCCTTGGTCAACGTCCAAGTAACCACCGTATCGGGCCAAGCCGTGGCGCGTCTAAACTCTGGATCGCGCTCGGCCGGATCGAACTCGGTTACATGGAACGGTCGAAACGAGGCAGGCATCGCGCTTCCATCGGGCGCCTATCTGGTTAACGTAACCGCAGTAACAGAAGAAGGCGAGACGGTGAGACGAGTAGCGCCGGTTGTGATTTCGCGATAA
- a CDS encoding TlpA family protein disulfide reductase has product MQLEDLEKDLLKIGSVVPNSDVQIVGGRRTKVLDLIRPSRISIVNFWFLGCGGCMEELPELQKIYAKVGAKSLGILPINRGDKAADIQTYWRKQKYSFAAIMAENKVHDAYQAYAYPTNYIVDAKGKILSRMIGYDHKRLVDALKKAGLRL; this is encoded by the coding sequence ATGCAGTTAGAAGATTTAGAGAAGGACTTGCTAAAGATCGGTTCCGTCGTGCCCAATTCCGATGTGCAGATTGTCGGCGGCCGACGAACCAAGGTGTTGGATCTCATCAGGCCGAGCCGTATCAGCATCGTCAATTTCTGGTTCTTAGGCTGCGGCGGATGCATGGAAGAACTGCCAGAACTGCAGAAGATCTATGCAAAGGTCGGTGCCAAATCGCTTGGCATCCTCCCGATCAACCGAGGCGACAAGGCCGCCGACATCCAAACCTACTGGCGAAAGCAAAAGTACTCGTTTGCCGCCATCATGGCCGAAAACAAAGTCCATGACGCATATCAAGCATACGCCTATCCGACCAACTACATCGTCGATGCAAAAGGCAAAATACTTTCGCGCATGATCGGGTACGACCACAAACGACTGGTCGATGCGCTGAAGAAGGCGGGCCTAAGGTTGTAA
- a CDS encoding CapA family protein — translation MRLGFVGDLMLVGSLSRRLAKGWDPFEKCAKLLKTFDSAIGNLEGPLTSAHSPTKLKSAEDVKAKKQYILRGPPIGLRRLAEANIYTLTLGNNHSMDHGWEGLNDSLATMQRLNLRWSGAGQTISKARQGTVIDGEVAILSYLAYRSWPAIQACGPASDSKPGIAYMPPLTPKGVNPKALQWLKEDIESAGTERVIVAFHWGDEGATKPHPYQTQLAKAAIDRGAAAVIGHHPHVLQPTERYKGRPIAYSLGNFVAARCQGALGDTAILALEFQDNGAIRALWHPVRIVAGMPEPRGKAVVI, via the coding sequence GTGAGGCTTGGATTCGTCGGCGACCTGATGCTCGTTGGATCGCTCTCTCGGCGGCTCGCTAAGGGTTGGGACCCGTTCGAGAAATGCGCTAAACTGCTCAAAACCTTCGATTCCGCGATCGGCAACTTAGAAGGCCCCCTCACATCCGCCCACTCTCCGACAAAGCTAAAGTCTGCGGAGGATGTCAAAGCTAAGAAGCAGTACATCTTGAGAGGACCTCCAATTGGCCTTAGAAGGTTGGCCGAAGCGAACATCTATACGCTCACCCTCGGCAACAATCACTCAATGGACCATGGCTGGGAAGGTCTCAACGACTCCCTGGCGACGATGCAACGACTCAATCTGCGCTGGTCGGGAGCGGGCCAGACGATCTCAAAGGCTCGGCAGGGAACAGTTATCGATGGCGAAGTCGCGATCCTTTCGTATCTGGCCTATCGATCTTGGCCCGCCATTCAAGCCTGCGGCCCAGCCAGCGATAGCAAACCCGGAATCGCCTATATGCCGCCGCTTACGCCAAAGGGAGTTAACCCAAAGGCATTGCAATGGCTGAAGGAAGACATTGAGAGCGCAGGCACGGAGCGCGTCATCGTCGCCTTTCATTGGGGCGACGAAGGCGCCACAAAGCCGCACCCCTATCAAACGCAACTGGCCAAAGCCGCAATAGATCGGGGCGCCGCGGCTGTGATCGGCCACCATCCCCATGTGCTTCAGCCGACAGAGCGTTATAAAGGCCGACCGATCGCCTATAGCCTGGGCAACTTCGTCGCCGCAAGGTGTCAGGGCGCGCTTGGCGATACAGCGATTCTGGCTCTAGAATTTCAGGACAATGGCGCTATAAGGGCGCTTTGGCATCCCGTTCGTATCGTCGCAGGGATGCCGGAACCCCGAGGCAAGGCAGTCGTAATATAG